In Streptomyces sp. NBC_00448, the following are encoded in one genomic region:
- a CDS encoding serine/threonine-protein kinase, which produces MVAHGGQDEGRSFDLDGSGATPLTSEDPRRIGAFPVVGLLGVGGMGRVYLGVAEDRYTAVKRVHPVLAQDPDFLRHFKHELDNLARLPAGVSVPLLATDRTANPPWFATEYIPGVTLTEAVRLHGGPLPRAALWYLLRELAARLKALHALDMLHRDVKPSNVMLTLDGLALIDFGIARAADQSRLTKTGMVLGTPEYMAPEQAQAVRPLTAAADVFALGSLLYFAATGASPFGTGSGLEVLYRIVHTEPDLSALRGLDRELADLVAACLDKSPAARPTAADLLDRVAEGAAPAAAAWPAAVAEQLERRAAFAAAVPALDELTSATVDLKPAPPAAPAAAIAGAAAAGQEGTSAEPPPAGPPEVGGDPEKRVRPPEAPKRRSRKLVLIIPIVLAAGGVSAVTLLPYAFSHTNGKPSAASSSGLSVSPSADPGGPSSSAHPGHSTSASASASGHSSAAGAKSGSGSGSKKSGTGSAGGTGGSHSGTSGTSGGSGGTSGGGSSSSGGSSSSSGGSSSGGSGGGTTKIGSAGTYRIKDAADGGCLTQDTSSGGPSAYAVSGSCGSEYSPYYEWTFSPGPNGTFKVINKGTGDCLTAFMASGWINMDACGSNSGQYWRIGATKSSGSTLENTTYWQCMQLAASAEVTACDSTDAAQRWSYAGKG; this is translated from the coding sequence ATGGTTGCGCACGGGGGGCAGGACGAGGGCCGGAGCTTCGATCTCGACGGGAGCGGTGCGACACCGCTGACCTCGGAGGACCCGCGCCGGATCGGCGCGTTCCCGGTGGTCGGGCTGCTCGGCGTCGGCGGGATGGGCCGGGTGTACCTCGGGGTCGCGGAGGACCGCTACACCGCGGTCAAGCGGGTCCATCCGGTGCTGGCCCAGGACCCGGACTTCCTGCGGCACTTCAAGCACGAACTCGACAACCTGGCCAGGCTTCCCGCGGGCGTCAGCGTCCCGCTGCTGGCCACCGACCGCACCGCGAACCCGCCGTGGTTCGCCACGGAGTACATCCCCGGGGTCACCCTCACCGAGGCGGTACGCCTGCACGGCGGACCACTGCCCCGGGCGGCGCTGTGGTACCTGCTGCGTGAACTGGCCGCCCGGCTCAAGGCGTTGCACGCCCTGGATATGCTGCACCGGGACGTCAAGCCGTCCAACGTGATGCTGACGCTCGACGGGCTCGCCCTCATCGACTTCGGCATCGCGCGGGCCGCCGACCAGAGCCGGCTCACCAAGACCGGGATGGTGCTCGGCACGCCCGAGTACATGGCACCCGAACAGGCCCAAGCCGTACGCCCGTTGACCGCGGCCGCCGACGTGTTCGCGCTCGGCAGCCTGCTCTACTTCGCGGCGACCGGCGCCTCGCCCTTCGGCACGGGCTCCGGCCTCGAAGTGCTCTACCGCATCGTGCACACCGAGCCGGACCTGTCCGCGCTGCGCGGCCTGGACCGCGAACTCGCCGACCTGGTCGCCGCGTGCCTCGACAAGTCCCCCGCCGCCCGGCCCACCGCGGCGGACCTGCTCGACCGCGTCGCGGAAGGCGCCGCTCCCGCCGCCGCGGCCTGGCCGGCCGCGGTCGCCGAACAGCTGGAGCGGCGCGCCGCGTTCGCCGCCGCCGTGCCCGCACTCGATGAACTCACCTCCGCCACGGTGGACTTGAAACCGGCGCCTCCCGCCGCGCCGGCTGCTGCGATCGCGGGCGCCGCGGCGGCCGGGCAGGAAGGCACGTCGGCGGAGCCGCCACCCGCCGGCCCCCCGGAAGTCGGCGGCGACCCCGAGAAGCGCGTACGCCCGCCCGAAGCGCCCAAGCGGCGCTCCCGCAAGCTCGTCCTGATCATCCCGATCGTCCTGGCGGCGGGCGGGGTCTCCGCCGTCACCCTCCTGCCGTACGCGTTCTCGCACACCAACGGGAAGCCGTCCGCCGCTTCCTCGTCGGGGCTGTCCGTGTCGCCGTCCGCCGACCCCGGCGGGCCGTCGTCCTCGGCGCACCCCGGCCACTCGACGTCGGCGTCCGCGTCGGCCTCGGGGCACTCCTCCGCCGCGGGCGCGAAGTCGGGCTCGGGCTCGGGCTCGAAGAAGTCGGGAACGGGGTCGGCGGGCGGAACCGGCGGCTCGCACAGCGGCACCAGCGGCACCAGCGGGGGAAGCGGGGGCACGTCCGGGGGCGGGTCGTCCTCGTCGGGGGGCTCGTCCTCGTCCTCGGGCGGGTCCTCCTCCGGCGGGTCCGGTGGGGGCACGACCAAGATCGGCTCGGCGGGGACCTATCGCATCAAGGACGCGGCCGACGGCGGCTGCCTCACGCAGGACACCAGCAGCGGCGGCCCCAGTGCATACGCGGTGAGCGGCTCTTGCGGGTCGGAGTACAGCCCATACTACGAATGGACCTTCTCGCCCGGCCCGAACGGCACCTTCAAGGTGATCAACAAGGGCACCGGTGACTGCCTCACCGCGTTCATGGCCAGCGGCTGGATCAACATGGACGCGTGCGGCTCCAACTCCGGCCAGTACTGGCGGATCGGCGCCACGAAGTCCTCCGGCAGCACGCTGGAGAACACCACCTACTGGCAGTGCATGCAGTTGGCCGCCTCCGCGGAGGTGACCGCCTGTGACTCCACGGACGCCGCGCAGCGGTGGAGCTACGCCGGCAAGGGCTGA
- a CDS encoding GNAT family N-acetyltransferase: MTELGPDVWPPAPIRTERLVLREPEARDRTAIVELFSAPEVGTYTGGARPREELERVVPEVPKRRPGLFVVDLDGAMIGTIELNRRDADHRSQVRPDDGEAELGYLFLPRAWGHGYAAEACAAALDWFAAALPGEPVALVTQTANDRSIRLAAKLGFVEVQRFEEWGAAQWFGRWSSPPASA, translated from the coding sequence ATGACCGAGCTTGGACCAGATGTCTGGCCGCCCGCCCCGATCAGGACCGAGCGGCTCGTGCTCCGCGAGCCCGAGGCCCGGGACCGTACGGCGATCGTCGAGCTGTTCTCCGCACCGGAGGTGGGCACCTACACCGGCGGCGCCCGGCCCCGCGAGGAACTCGAGCGCGTGGTGCCCGAGGTGCCGAAACGGCGCCCCGGGCTCTTCGTGGTCGACCTCGACGGAGCGATGATCGGCACCATCGAACTCAACCGCCGCGACGCGGACCATCGCAGCCAGGTCCGCCCGGATGACGGCGAGGCCGAACTCGGCTACCTCTTCCTGCCGCGGGCGTGGGGGCACGGGTACGCCGCCGAAGCGTGCGCGGCGGCACTCGACTGGTTCGCCGCCGCGCTTCCCGGCGAACCGGTGGCGCTCGTCACCCAGACCGCCAACGACCGCTCGATACGCCTCGCGGCGAAGCTGGGGTTCGTCGAGGTGCAACGGTTCGAGGAGTGGGGCGCCGCACAGTGGTTCGGCCGGTGGTCCTCTCCCCCAGCGTCCGCCTGA